One Leptolyngbya sp. 'hensonii' genomic region harbors:
- a CDS encoding response regulator transcription factor, with the protein PIARSPSQLPPPAAHQNLTSREVEVLEMLAIGLGNKTIAKQLQISEHTVKFHISSLFSKLHVSNRTEAVAIGARQGLIML; encoded by the coding sequence CCTATAGCCCGCAGCCCATCCCAACTCCCCCCCCCTGCAGCCCATCAAAACCTGACCTCCCGGGAGGTTGAAGTTCTGGAAATGCTGGCGATCGGGCTGGGCAATAAAACGATCGCCAAACAACTGCAAATCTCAGAACATACGGTCAAGTTCCACATCAGTTCCCTGTTCAGTAAGCTGCATGTTTCGAACCGCACCGAAGCTGTAGCGATCGGGGCTAGGCAGGGCCTGATTA